From a single Crocosphaera sp. UHCC 0190 genomic region:
- the clpB gene encoding ATP-dependent chaperone ClpB: MQPTDSNKFTEQAWDAIVKSQDVARRFKNQTLEAEHVMLALLEQEKGLTLRILEKANIDIPRLQQQIEAFTNRQAKFVSIDQLYLGRSLDVMLDRAEASRESWGDKYISVEHLWIGFAEDDRLGRRCLRTFNLDPQDLEQEIKAVRGTQKVTEPDQEDRYEALEKYGRDLTEAAKQGKLDPVIGRDEEIRRVIQVLSRRSKNNPVLIGEPGVGKTAIAEGLAQRIINADVPESLKNRQLISLDMGSLIAGAKYRGEFEERLRTVMREVTNSEGHIILFIDEVHTVVGAGSREGGSMDAGNLLKPMLARGELRCIGATTLDEYRKHIEKDPALERRFQQVYVKQPTVEDTISILRGLKERYEVHHGVKITDSALVAAANLSDRYITDRFLPDKAIDLVDEAAAKLKMEITSKPVELEDVDRRLMQLQMEKLSLEGEEKRQGLMIDKSSKERLEKIAQEIKELEAIHESLGSQWQAEKQMLEDINSLKEEEEHLRVQIEQAERAYDLNKAAQLKYGKLEVLQRELEAKESKLIDIQSQGQTLLREQVTESDIAEIVAGWSGIPINRLLGSERQKLLELEGHLHQQVIGQEEAVAAVAAAIRRARAGMKDPSRPIGSFLFMGPTGVGKTELARALASFLFDSPDAMIRIDMSEYMEKHAVSRLIGAPPGYVGYDQGGQLSEAVRRRPYSVILLDEVEKAHIDVFNILLQVLDDGRITDSQGRVVDFRNSIIVMTSNIGSEYILNLAGDDDNYEEMQKKVLQALRKHFRPEFLNRIDDLIIFHTLKKDQLRRIVTLQIKRIERLLEEQSISLELTDAALDYIVNSGYDPVYGARPLKRAIQRKLENPIATKILEMTFAAGDTILIDCKENNLLFDKKQDEDVSTVEVEVVSP; the protein is encoded by the coding sequence ATGCAACCAACCGATTCTAATAAATTTACCGAACAAGCCTGGGATGCTATCGTAAAATCTCAAGATGTGGCCCGTCGCTTCAAAAATCAAACCCTAGAAGCAGAACACGTCATGCTGGCCCTTCTTGAACAAGAAAAAGGCTTAACTTTGCGGATTTTAGAAAAGGCAAATATTGATATCCCTCGGTTGCAACAGCAAATAGAAGCCTTTACCAATCGACAAGCTAAATTTGTTAGTATTGATCAGTTATATTTGGGCCGTAGTTTAGATGTTATGCTGGATCGGGCTGAAGCTTCCCGTGAAAGTTGGGGCGATAAATATATCTCTGTGGAACATCTTTGGATCGGGTTTGCTGAAGATGATCGCCTTGGACGGCGTTGTTTACGAACCTTTAACCTTGATCCCCAAGACTTGGAACAGGAAATTAAAGCGGTTCGCGGAACCCAAAAAGTGACGGAACCCGATCAAGAAGACCGTTATGAAGCCTTAGAAAAGTATGGCCGAGATCTCACCGAAGCAGCAAAACAAGGTAAGCTAGATCCTGTAATTGGGCGTGATGAGGAGATACGTCGCGTTATTCAGGTTTTATCCCGTCGTTCTAAGAATAATCCTGTATTAATTGGAGAACCAGGGGTCGGTAAAACTGCGATCGCCGAAGGGTTGGCCCAACGTATTATAAATGCTGATGTCCCAGAATCACTGAAAAATCGGCAATTAATCTCCTTAGACATGGGAAGTTTGATCGCAGGGGCCAAATATCGGGGAGAATTTGAAGAACGTCTACGAACCGTCATGCGGGAAGTGACCAACTCGGAAGGTCATATCATCCTCTTTATCGATGAAGTCCATACCGTTGTTGGGGCCGGTTCACGGGAAGGGGGTTCTATGGATGCGGGGAACCTCTTAAAACCTATGTTAGCACGGGGAGAATTGCGCTGTATCGGTGCAACGACCCTGGATGAGTATCGCAAGCATATTGAGAAAGATCCTGCCCTAGAACGGCGTTTTCAGCAGGTATATGTTAAGCAACCTACTGTGGAAGATACCATCTCTATTTTAAGGGGACTGAAAGAACGTTATGAAGTCCATCATGGGGTGAAAATTACGGACTCCGCTTTAGTTGCTGCTGCTAACCTTTCTGATCGTTATATTACTGATCGATTTTTACCGGATAAGGCGATCGATCTTGTTGATGAAGCTGCGGCCAAATTAAAGATGGAAATTACTTCTAAACCTGTGGAATTAGAAGATGTAGATCGTCGTTTGATGCAGCTACAAATGGAAAAACTTTCCTTAGAAGGGGAAGAAAAAAGACAAGGTTTAATGATAGATAAATCTTCTAAAGAAAGGTTAGAAAAAATTGCCCAAGAAATCAAAGAATTAGAAGCTATTCATGAAAGTTTAGGATCACAATGGCAAGCTGAAAAGCAAATGCTAGAAGATATTAATTCCCTCAAAGAAGAAGAAGAACATTTAAGGGTACAAATTGAACAAGCAGAACGGGCCTATGATCTTAATAAAGCGGCCCAATTAAAGTATGGTAAATTAGAAGTATTACAGAGGGAATTAGAAGCAAAAGAAAGCAAATTAATTGATATTCAATCTCAAGGACAAACCCTCCTTAGAGAACAAGTAACCGAGTCAGATATTGCGGAAATTGTAGCAGGATGGTCTGGTATTCCTATTAATCGATTATTAGGGTCAGAACGGCAAAAACTCCTCGAATTAGAAGGTCATTTACATCAACAAGTTATTGGTCAAGAAGAAGCGGTTGCTGCGGTTGCTGCTGCGATACGTCGCGCTAGGGCCGGTATGAAAGACCCCTCTCGTCCCATTGGTTCCTTTTTGTTCATGGGGCCGACAGGAGTGGGAAAAACAGAATTAGCGCGGGCCTTAGCTTCATTCCTCTTTGACTCACCAGATGCCATGATTCGCATAGATATGTCAGAATACATGGAAAAACATGCCGTTTCGCGGTTAATTGGGGCCCCTCCTGGTTATGTGGGTTACGATCAAGGGGGACAATTATCAGAAGCGGTGCGTCGTCGTCCCTATTCTGTTATCCTCTTGGATGAGGTAGAAAAGGCCCATATTGATGTTTTTAACATTTTATTACAAGTGCTTGACGATGGGCGTATTACGGACTCTCAAGGTCGGGTTGTAGATTTTCGTAATTCTATTATTGTCATGACCAGTAATATTGGTAGTGAATATATCTTAAATTTAGCAGGGGATGACGATAATTATGAGGAAATGCAAAAGAAAGTTTTACAAGCATTGCGTAAACATTTCCGTCCTGAATTTTTGAACCGTATTGATGATTTAATTATCTTCCATACCCTCAAGAAAGATCAGTTAAGACGCATTGTTACGTTGCAAATTAAGCGTATTGAACGGTTATTAGAGGAACAAAGTATTAGTTTAGAATTAACTGATGCTGCCCTTGATTATATCGTCAATTCTGGTTATGATCCCGTATATGGGGCCAGACCTTTAAAACGGGCCATTCAACGGAAATTAGAAAATCCTATCGCTACCAAAATATTAGAGATGACTTTTGCTGCTGGAGATACCATTTTAATAGATTGTAAAGAGAATAATTTATTGTTTGATAAGAAGCAAGATGAAGATGTTTCTACGGTAGAGGTTGAGGTAGTTTCCCCTTAA
- a CDS encoding sulfotransferase — MMATNTIPSIWDCLSQLSTAEIHPLADWHLAQLQALAEKAGLNSSQYQRIVDKMPDNYSLLGWLVTIFPNAKIIHCRRDVRDVAVSCWITQFKVLRWAFDLTHIAERINEYGRIMEHWRQNLPIPMLEIDYEETVADQVGQTRRLLEFIGLEWDDACLNFHKTERLVRTASVTQVRQPIYKRSVERWRRYEDTLQPLLERLNFSNSLA, encoded by the coding sequence ATGATGGCAACTAATACCATTCCCTCCATTTGGGACTGTCTTTCTCAACTTTCTACCGCCGAAATTCATCCTTTAGCGGATTGGCATTTAGCCCAGTTACAAGCTTTAGCAGAAAAAGCGGGCCTTAATAGCTCTCAATATCAGCGTATTGTCGATAAAATGCCCGATAACTATAGCCTTCTTGGTTGGTTGGTAACAATTTTCCCCAATGCTAAGATTATCCATTGTCGTCGTGATGTGCGTGATGTGGCGGTATCTTGTTGGATAACTCAGTTTAAGGTTTTGCGTTGGGCATTTGATTTGACCCATATTGCTGAAAGGATTAATGAATATGGGCGTATTATGGAGCATTGGCGGCAAAATCTGCCTATTCCCATGTTAGAAATTGACTACGAGGAAACTGTGGCTGATCAAGTGGGACAAACCCGACGACTTTTAGAGTTTATTGGTTTAGAGTGGGATGATGCTTGTTTAAATTTCCATAAAACAGAACGTCTTGTGCGTACTGCTAGTGTTACTCAAGTCAGACAACCCATCTACAAAAGATCCGTTGAACGTTGGCGACGCTATGAAGACACTTTACAACCTTTGTTAGAACGCCTAAATTTTTCCAATTCGTTAGCATAA